From the genome of Gemmatimonadales bacterium, one region includes:
- a CDS encoding PD40 domain-containing protein: MLTVALLGCSDTAGPLTKGPFRAEVISAPSHDTVSARMSPLAVRITNAEGSPVPGVEVHIAGRRVGPVGARAVQVSIGESIRDVGVVRTNEAGEITATLIAGETAGPATVDIQAPRLELGTTLTVTIEPGRPVIIRASEKFVALRSGATRTVQFTAFDRYLNPRTEGLATTAVGTAFTVEPGPVLRAGAEPGTGLLIGALGDAADTIAVSVVPPGQIAVVREPLGLIVQNLDGSNVTRVLGQFVGGLGWSPDGHELIFAKPYAIERGGLFVADLEGQIRSLSRTWPFLETAEAPQFGPGGQTVVYAYAAAIWQLRRSNDVVTQLTAGSDSHGDQFPSLAPDGTRLLFVRAGSVITNRNLTTGSETPLGVFGTMPRWSPDGQRIAYLSFAEEQLAVVAADGSGRRLLAPMPEIGSSPPAWSPDGAWLVISNPLRIVRVTDGLVVPLPDSLPGRWPVWRPTITAWQGERLP, encoded by the coding sequence GTGCTGACAGTTGCTCTGCTGGGTTGTTCCGACACGGCTGGCCCCCTGACCAAGGGGCCATTCCGTGCGGAGGTCATTTCCGCACCAAGCCATGACACCGTATCCGCCCGGATGTCACCGCTTGCCGTGCGAATCACCAATGCAGAGGGCAGCCCGGTGCCCGGCGTCGAGGTCCACATCGCCGGGCGCCGCGTGGGTCCCGTTGGCGCGCGCGCCGTTCAGGTCTCGATCGGCGAGTCGATCCGCGACGTGGGCGTGGTGCGTACCAACGAGGCTGGCGAGATCACGGCCACCCTGATCGCTGGAGAGACGGCCGGTCCGGCCACCGTAGATATCCAAGCGCCCCGCCTCGAACTGGGCACCACGCTGACCGTGACGATCGAGCCCGGGCGGCCCGTGATCATCCGAGCGTCTGAGAAGTTCGTAGCGCTCAGAAGCGGGGCCACCCGAACGGTGCAGTTCACGGCGTTCGATCGGTACCTCAATCCGCGCACTGAGGGCTTGGCGACGACCGCCGTTGGGACCGCGTTCACGGTGGAGCCCGGCCCCGTCCTGCGCGCCGGTGCGGAGCCAGGTACGGGCCTCCTGATCGGCGCCTTGGGCGATGCCGCAGACACCATAGCCGTCTCCGTCGTTCCGCCAGGGCAGATTGCCGTCGTCAGGGAGCCCCTGGGCCTGATCGTTCAGAACCTCGACGGCAGCAACGTCACGCGTGTGCTGGGGCAGTTCGTCGGCGGGCTCGGCTGGAGCCCGGATGGACACGAGCTCATCTTCGCCAAGCCGTATGCCATCGAGCGCGGCGGCCTCTTCGTGGCGGACCTCGAAGGGCAGATCCGGTCGTTGTCGCGCACTTGGCCCTTCCTCGAAACTGCCGAAGCTCCGCAGTTCGGGCCTGGAGGACAGACCGTCGTTTACGCCTACGCAGCCGCCATCTGGCAGCTCCGCCGTAGCAACGATGTTGTGACCCAGCTCACCGCAGGGAGTGACTCCCACGGCGACCAGTTCCCATCGCTCGCTCCGGACGGAACGCGCCTGCTCTTCGTCCGCGCTGGCTCCGTGATCACAAACCGGAACTTGACGACCGGCTCCGAGACACCGCTGGGTGTCTTCGGGACCATGCCCCGCTGGTCGCCTGACGGCCAGCGAATCGCCTACCTGTCCTTTGCGGAGGAGCAGCTCGCCGTCGTCGCGGCCGACGGGTCGGGCCGACGGCTCCTGGCGCCGATGCCGGAGATAGGAAGCTCTCCACCCGCCTGGTCGCCCGATGGAGCCTGGCTCGTCATCAGTAACCCGCTCCGGATCGTGAGAGTGACGGACGGCTTGGTGGTACCGCTACCCGACTCCCTGCCCGGGCGTTGGCCGGTCTGGCGGCCGACGATCACGGCCTGGCAAGGAGAACGCCTGCCGTGA
- a CDS encoding PD40 domain-containing protein, protein MTRSLLPWVVLGSLIAGCNANGPAPSDAAELRIVADPARTDTVDAEPTEPLLIEVRTEDGKPVPNAAVELTVLPSEGGGVVWLRHFGTGIVDLAASDITDALGRTGAFVRMGNRPGTARVEVRVGGLADTLAFTVLPGRAATVALSAGDLVRYPGSRVTLQAVQRDRHDNPSTSAVTFSVDNPSVVSVAAANELLAGPAYGTSNVTVRAAEATASIRLAVAPSGTLAARDEHSGAIVLFDLDGSNRRTLVAETAGHHGFVSYAWMPGVDELVVSRSGELWQELVRYGLNGAVTRISPPQGELPFHALAPSVPTDRSWIYFFANWRNSIDVWRLRPNGTQLQSVPIPDLRDRAVAPAISPDGTRLAYVDASTWGPGELRVFTIGAGASSSWRLPGGVPSWSPAGDRIAYVDYARLIHTVAADGTGDRVVSSPLRTYVGGQLAWSPDGAWIAATSTETTRIELIQVATGITVPLFHTGGLSAPAWKR, encoded by the coding sequence GTGACGAGATCCCTGCTGCCATGGGTCGTGCTGGGGAGCCTGATCGCCGGCTGCAACGCGAACGGCCCTGCCCCGTCTGACGCCGCCGAGCTGCGAATCGTAGCCGATCCGGCGCGCACCGATACGGTCGATGCCGAGCCGACGGAGCCTCTCCTGATCGAGGTTCGTACCGAGGACGGCAAGCCCGTCCCAAACGCGGCGGTAGAGCTTACGGTACTTCCTTCGGAAGGCGGAGGGGTTGTGTGGCTGCGCCACTTTGGCACCGGCATCGTCGACCTCGCCGCCTCCGATATCACCGACGCACTCGGCCGCACCGGGGCCTTCGTGCGGATGGGAAACCGGCCCGGAACAGCGCGGGTGGAGGTTCGCGTGGGCGGCCTGGCAGATACGCTCGCGTTCACCGTTCTCCCCGGGCGCGCAGCAACCGTCGCCCTCAGCGCAGGCGACCTGGTCCGCTACCCGGGTTCACGAGTCACACTCCAAGCCGTCCAGCGCGACCGACACGACAACCCGAGTACGAGTGCGGTCACGTTTTCGGTCGACAACCCGTCGGTCGTCTCGGTTGCCGCGGCCAACGAGCTCCTCGCCGGGCCGGCTTATGGAACCTCGAACGTGACCGTACGGGCCGCAGAGGCCACGGCCTCGATCCGCCTGGCCGTGGCCCCGAGCGGCACGCTCGCCGCACGCGACGAACACTCGGGAGCAATCGTCCTGTTCGACCTGGACGGCTCCAACCGGCGGACCCTGGTGGCCGAGACTGCCGGTCATCATGGCTTCGTCAGCTACGCGTGGATGCCAGGAGTCGACGAACTCGTCGTCTCGAGGAGCGGGGAGCTGTGGCAGGAACTGGTTCGCTACGGGCTGAACGGCGCCGTGACGCGAATCTCACCTCCGCAAGGCGAGCTGCCGTTCCATGCACTGGCGCCGTCCGTACCAACCGACCGGTCCTGGATCTACTTCTTTGCCAACTGGCGGAACAGTATCGATGTCTGGCGCTTGCGGCCCAACGGCACCCAGCTGCAGTCGGTTCCGATTCCGGACCTTCGCGACCGCGCGGTGGCGCCCGCCATCTCGCCGGACGGAACCCGGCTCGCCTATGTCGATGCGTCGACCTGGGGTCCCGGCGAACTTCGCGTCTTCACGATCGGCGCAGGAGCTTCCTCCAGTTGGAGACTGCCAGGTGGCGTGCCCAGCTGGTCGCCGGCGGGCGACCGAATCGCCTACGTCGACTACGCTCGGCTAATTCACACCGTGGCAGCGGACGGCACAGGCGACCGGGTGGTGTCGTCGCCACTGCGGACCTATGTGGG